A window from Lachnoanaerobaculum umeaense encodes these proteins:
- a CDS encoding DUF1788 domain-containing protein, with protein sequence MADLAKRLDEMEAEIKKTKFRQSSGRANEVNYWVFDYPPENEMEVRERIKYLKNKNQKGADEFELVVFDLYDIIIDFLEDKNFMEKCFDFEKKKGFERITKAVNNSMKFNDDDSIIVNYIKENTPDNAVVFLIGIGKCYPILRSHKVLNNLHQAFVKAPVVMFFPGTYNEQELILFNEIKDDNYYRAFKLVK encoded by the coding sequence ATGGCAGACTTAGCAAAAAGGCTTGATGAAATGGAAGCTGAGATAAAAAAAACTAAATTTCGCCAAAGTAGCGGAAGAGCAAATGAGGTAAACTACTGGGTATTTGACTATCCTCCGGAAAATGAAATGGAAGTTCGTGAGCGGATAAAGTATCTTAAGAATAAAAATCAAAAGGGTGCAGACGAGTTTGAACTGGTGGTTTTTGATCTATATGATATAATCATTGACTTTCTTGAAGATAAAAACTTTATGGAAAAATGTTTTGATTTTGAAAAGAAAAAAGGTTTTGAAAGAATAACAAAGGCAGTAAATAATTCTATGAAGTTCAATGATGATGACAGCATTATTGTAAATTACATAAAGGAAAACACACCGGATAATGCAGTAGTATTTTTGATCGGAATAGGCAAATGCTATCCAATTCTTCGCTCACATAAGGTACTTAACAATCTACATCAGGCATTTGTGAAAGCACCTGTTGTTATGTTTTTTCCGGGCACATATAATGAGCAGGAACTTATTCTTTTTAATGAGATAAAAGATGATAATTACTACAGAGCATTTAAGCTCGTAAAATAG
- the brxC gene encoding BREX system P-loop protein BrxC, translated as MQIKDMFAKKIDREIQGVIIVGQGEETNVSQELEEYVVTRELQKHFADFFNAYKKSIDGNTPKMGVWISGFFGSGKSHFLKILSYLLDNKLVGDKHAIDYFIEDKKITDNKVLSDMQLAANIPADVVLFNIDSKSESNGKQNKDAIVNVFLKVFNEMQGFCSSMPHVADLERRLVEVGRFDEFKEAFEDEYGDSWEESRKDFDFIQDSVVDALVSMEYMSEAAARNWCEKAIEPYNISIEDFARRVKSYIESKGNNHHVVFLVDEIGQYIGDDSKLMLNLQTVTEELGKECMGKAWVIVTSQQDIDSITKVKGNDFSKIQGRFDTRLSLSSANVDAVIKKRILDKTDTAAQTLGLLYEQKATIIKNLIVFNDGVEKKLYANENDFTESYPFVPYQFNLLASVLTSIRTHGASGKHLSEGERSMLALFKESASTLKEKEMGVIVPFHRFYDALENFLDHSHKGVISKAYDNNYINPEQKESDVFTINVLKTLFMIKYVMEIESNIDNITSLMIENIDDDRIELKGKVEEAIKILINQMLVQKNGNIYLFLTDEEQEINNEIEKENVEMSEVITKISEMIFEDIFIDKKYRYPEFSGRYSFSFNQVVDDRPYKSNQNFDIGLRILTPWYDGGMDDATLRMKSGQGREVLVVLPNDDEFLTEMRAYLKIEGFLRKNTSAKLAKYEKIKETKRVEMRERNDNAKLYLTEGLKEATIYVNGDIARLSSKEVNNKISEAIGRLVQTVFHKLSYIDTAMGESDIRKLLQSTNQMQMQLAGGTVANTHALDDVQGYIAMNSRNHMKTSMKSVKDRFMKAPYGFVEDDINWLIACLFKRGGIAFSVNGVPVNLDNKSDDEIFNYITKKAFVEKLLMEERVRVSEKDKKAVRDVMKEVFNTTVSTEDEDSIMRDFKRLSSNMLNEMDKLEVYYRQYNYPGKNVLDSGKRLLQSAIQINGALEFFSHISKYRDTFFDMAEDYEPVKAFFGGEQQNIFMRSLDMLAIYEDSKTYIVDSELEEVVEKMRAILKQDKPYKNIPKLPELREKFTSCYTNILDDQLKPVKDSIRQDRDRVFEVLNTKSYRDEKSSRYAKAFDELMDGVSECNNVSTLRSFADKAEALKLRLLNEMTAEDNRIALEVAKRLRLEQEKRKEEAKQRGDEVKAEAFIEDVKQEFKVRTTKNISIKTVAKTASWRLESREDVDKYLASLRENLLKEINEDIIVNIEL; from the coding sequence ATGCAGATTAAAGATATGTTTGCCAAAAAGATTGACCGTGAAATTCAGGGAGTAATCATTGTCGGACAGGGAGAAGAAACAAATGTATCACAGGAACTTGAAGAATATGTGGTTACGAGAGAGCTGCAAAAGCACTTTGCAGATTTTTTTAATGCATACAAAAAGAGTATTGATGGAAATACACCAAAGATGGGAGTATGGATTTCAGGTTTCTTTGGAAGTGGTAAATCACATTTTTTAAAAATACTATCATATCTTTTAGACAACAAATTGGTTGGGGATAAGCATGCCATAGACTATTTTATTGAGGACAAAAAGATAACAGATAATAAAGTACTCTCAGATATGCAACTGGCAGCAAATATACCTGCAGATGTTGTTCTTTTCAATATTGATTCAAAAAGTGAGTCAAACGGTAAGCAAAATAAAGATGCTATTGTCAATGTATTCTTGAAGGTTTTTAATGAGATGCAGGGATTTTGCAGTTCCATGCCTCATGTTGCAGACCTTGAGAGAAGACTGGTTGAAGTGGGTAGATTTGATGAGTTCAAAGAGGCATTTGAAGATGAGTATGGAGACTCATGGGAGGAATCCAGAAAAGACTTTGACTTTATTCAAGACAGCGTGGTAGATGCACTTGTAAGTATGGAATATATGAGCGAAGCAGCTGCAAGAAACTGGTGTGAGAAGGCTATCGAACCTTATAACATAAGTATAGAAGATTTCGCAAGACGTGTGAAATCATATATAGAAAGCAAGGGAAATAATCACCATGTAGTATTTCTTGTAGATGAAATAGGACAATACATTGGTGATGATTCCAAACTAATGTTAAATCTACAAACAGTAACAGAAGAGCTTGGTAAAGAATGCATGGGAAAAGCTTGGGTAATAGTTACTTCACAGCAGGACATAGACTCTATTACCAAAGTAAAGGGAAATGATTTCTCAAAGATTCAGGGACGCTTTGATACAAGATTATCCTTATCAAGTGCAAATGTAGATGCGGTTATCAAAAAAAGAATTCTTGATAAAACAGATACGGCAGCACAGACACTTGGACTCTTATATGAACAAAAAGCGACTATCATTAAGAATTTGATTGTATTTAATGATGGTGTTGAAAAAAAGCTTTATGCAAATGAAAATGATTTTACAGAGAGCTATCCATTTGTTCCATACCAGTTCAATTTGCTTGCAAGTGTGTTGACATCAATTCGTACACATGGTGCCTCAGGTAAACATTTGTCAGAAGGTGAGCGCTCTATGTTGGCTCTATTTAAGGAGTCTGCATCAACATTGAAAGAAAAAGAGATGGGTGTAATTGTACCGTTCCATCGTTTTTATGATGCCTTGGAAAACTTCCTGGATCATAGTCATAAGGGAGTTATAAGTAAAGCCTATGATAACAACTATATAAATCCTGAGCAGAAAGAATCAGATGTTTTTACTATTAATGTATTAAAGACATTGTTTATGATCAAGTACGTAATGGAAATAGAATCAAATATTGACAATATCACCAGTCTGATGATTGAAAATATTGATGATGATCGTATCGAACTAAAGGGTAAAGTTGAAGAAGCGATCAAGATACTTATAAATCAGATGCTGGTACAAAAAAATGGAAATATCTATTTGTTTTTGACAGATGAAGAGCAGGAAATCAACAATGAAATTGAAAAAGAAAATGTTGAAATGTCAGAAGTCATTACAAAGATCTCAGAAATGATATTTGAAGATATTTTTATAGATAAAAAATACCGCTATCCGGAGTTTTCCGGTAGATACTCATTTTCATTTAATCAGGTAGTAGATGATAGACCTTATAAGTCAAATCAAAACTTTGATATAGGACTTCGCATTCTTACACCTTGGTATGATGGAGGTATGGATGATGCTACACTTCGTATGAAGTCAGGACAGGGCAGAGAAGTTTTGGTAGTACTTCCAAATGATGATGAATTTTTGACAGAGATGAGAGCCTATCTAAAGATTGAAGGATTCCTTAGAAAGAATACATCTGCAAAGCTTGCAAAATATGAAAAGATAAAAGAAACAAAGCGTGTTGAGATGAGAGAACGCAATGACAATGCAAAGCTTTATCTTACTGAAGGGTTAAAAGAGGCGACTATTTATGTAAATGGTGATATTGCCAGGTTGTCATCTAAGGAAGTGAATAATAAGATAAGCGAAGCCATAGGTCGTTTGGTACAGACAGTTTTCCACAAACTTTCATATATTGATACCGCAATGGGAGAGTCAGATATTAGAAAGCTTTTGCAATCCACAAATCAGATGCAAATGCAATTGGCCGGTGGTACAGTAGCGAATACACATGCATTGGATGATGTACAAGGCTATATTGCTATGAATTCAAGAAACCATATGAAGACATCTATGAAATCTGTAAAGGATCGTTTTATGAAAGCACCATATGGATTTGTAGAGGATGATATCAACTGGTTGATAGCATGTCTGTTTAAGAGAGGAGGTATTGCCTTTAGTGTAAATGGAGTGCCTGTAAATTTAGACAATAAATCTGATGACGAAATATTTAACTATATCACCAAAAAAGCATTTGTAGAAAAGCTTTTGATGGAAGAGAGAGTGCGTGTTAGCGAAAAGGATAAAAAGGCAGTTCGTGATGTAATGAAAGAAGTATTTAATACTACCGTATCCACAGAAGATGAAGATAGTATCATGAGGGATTTTAAGAGATTGTCATCAAATATGTTAAATGAGATGGATAAACTGGAGGTATATTACAGACAGTACAATTATCCGGGAAAGAATGTACTTGATAGTGGCAAACGCCTGTTACAGTCAGCAATACAGATTAACGGAGCATTGGAATTTTTCTCACATATCTCAAAATATAGGGATACTTTCTTTGATATGGCAGAGGACTATGAACCTGTAAAAGCATTCTTTGGAGGCGAGCAGCAGAATATATTTATGCGATCATTGGATATGCTTGCAATATATGAAGACAGTAAGACCTATATTGTGGATAGCGAATTGGAAGAGGTTGTTGAGAAGATGAGAGCTATTCTAAAACAGGATAAGCCGTATAAGAATATACCTAAACTCCCGGAACTTAGAGAGAAGTTCACAAGTTGCTATACAAATATTTTGGATGACCAGCTAAAGCCTGTAAAGGATTCTATACGTCAGGATAGAGATCGTGTATTTGAAGTTTTGAATACAAAATCATATAGAGACGAGAAATCTTCACGGTATGCGAAAGCTTTTGATGAGCTTATGGATGGAGTAAGTGAGTGCAATAATGTTTCGACTCTTCGTAGTTTTGCAGACAAGGCAGAGGCGTTGAAACTTCGTCTGCTAAATGAGATGACAGCAGAGGACAATAGAATAGCACTGGAAGTTGCGAAAAGACTGAGATTGGAGCAAGAAAAGAGAAAGGAAGAAGCAAAACAGCGTGGTGATGAAGTAAAGGCTGAAGCTTTTATTGAAGATGTCAAGCAGGAATTTAAGGTTCGTACTACAAAAAATATTTCCATAAAAACGGTAGCTAAAACTGCTTCTTGGAGACTCGAAAGTAGGGAAGACGTTGATAAATATCTGGCTTCACTTCGTGAGAATCTTTTAAAAGAGATAAATGAGGATATTATTGTAAATATTGAGTTGTAA
- the pglX gene encoding BREX-1 system adenine-specific DNA-methyltransferase PglX, with the protein MNKAAIKNFAIWARNKLIADISYRAGLMGIKSDGIENALPQSTPSTEFYNIGTENPYSISGDAIKQRRRLVEVIRRKENESDYATAYKYIIEEVAYTWFNRLIAIRFMEVNDYLPSHMRVLSSDTGKLEPDIVTNICDAELELTAEEREKVIQLKTENLLDELFCMLFIKQCNALNEYLPELFEKTNDYTELLLNISVIDKDGVVYKLVHDISEDDFNIEKGGQVEIIGWLYQYYNTEPKAEVFGRPSGTKIRKEDVPAATQLFTPDWIVRYMVENSLGRLWVEGHPNDELKSNWKYYLEEAKQEPEVEEKLAEIRREYAGLNPEDIKIIDPCMGSGHILVYAFDVLMQIYESTGYGQRDAARSILENNIYGLDIDDRAFQLAYFAVMMKARQYNRRILTGEYKPNLYSIKESNAVNRAHIKYFGMGLSEVDKEKAITQINGLLDTFIDAKEYGSILTVEEYDWELLERFIEDSDSSGQISMETVGIEDTKERLLQLIAQGKVLGEKYWVAVTNPPYMGNMPFKTTEYIKEYYIDEKYDLYSVFIKRCSDFIVRNGITSIITQHTWMFISSFEKFREKLMMKNYISILHLGTRAFEEIGGEVVQTVVTICRNTFIHNIKVTVNRLVDYLYAKEKEKAYLENKNVYTIKQDNFNLLPGKPIVYWLQDSYFSALEKKSFIRLFVEKKAGVVTGNDNYFVKVWYEPAFYDISFTGAKHLEYSKYHIMSKGGSACRFYGNYEYVIRIKDLWDERKTNTSVRRGDSSFYFKKAIGWSQVGNAQKTFRYIENSICGTATPTIYLKDERFFNYILGFLNTKIAFEYLNAYNPTINLLTTDICNLPLIMDDSALIIVDRLINLSIYISKSDWDSYETSWDFKYHPLIKNFICDTTIATEPRTIFDTYHSWVSECEQRFLELKANEEELNRIFIDIYGLKDELTSEVLDKDITVHRIFDSKEDVPESMKGSAYIRTKCDEIVSLLSYAIGCMFGRYSLDSEGLAYAGGEWDESKYDTFKPDADNIIPLTDEEYLEDDIIVRLCTWLKVVYGEDTLEENLDFIAKALGNKGNTSREIIRNYFLNDFFKDHCQTYSVTGSGKRPIYWLFDSGKQNGFKALIYLHRYNADTIGNLRIDYLHHMQRIYESESSRMQDTIDHSTNAREVATATKRREKLQKQLKECREYDEKIAHLALSRIELDLDDGVKVNYRKLQTAADGKFYEVLADSKNIMSKK; encoded by the coding sequence ATGAATAAGGCAGCCATCAAAAACTTTGCTATTTGGGCAAGAAATAAACTTATTGCAGATATTAGCTACCGTGCAGGACTTATGGGAATAAAATCGGATGGAATAGAAAATGCCCTGCCGCAGTCTACACCGAGCACGGAGTTTTATAATATTGGAACTGAAAATCCCTATTCTATAAGTGGAGATGCTATAAAGCAGAGAAGAAGACTGGTAGAAGTTATTCGCCGGAAAGAAAATGAAAGTGATTATGCTACAGCCTATAAATATATCATTGAAGAAGTAGCTTATACTTGGTTTAACCGTTTGATTGCTATACGCTTTATGGAGGTAAATGATTATTTACCTTCTCATATGCGTGTGCTTTCTTCTGATACCGGAAAGCTTGAACCTGATATAGTGACAAATATATGTGATGCAGAGTTGGAACTTACAGCTGAAGAAAGAGAAAAAGTAATACAGCTAAAGACAGAAAATCTGCTGGATGAACTTTTTTGTATGCTCTTTATTAAGCAATGCAATGCATTAAATGAATATTTGCCTGAACTTTTTGAAAAAACGAATGATTATACCGAGCTGCTTTTAAATATTTCTGTTATTGATAAGGATGGAGTGGTATATAAGCTGGTTCATGATATATCAGAGGATGACTTCAATATAGAAAAAGGCGGACAGGTTGAGATCATAGGATGGCTGTATCAGTATTATAATACAGAGCCAAAGGCAGAGGTATTTGGCAGACCTTCAGGCACAAAGATAAGAAAAGAGGATGTTCCTGCGGCAACACAGCTTTTTACACCCGACTGGATCGTAAGATATATGGTAGAAAACAGCCTTGGTCGATTATGGGTGGAAGGACATCCAAATGATGAGCTGAAGTCAAATTGGAAGTACTATCTGGAAGAGGCAAAGCAGGAGCCTGAGGTAGAGGAAAAACTGGCGGAAATCCGAAGAGAGTATGCCGGACTAAATCCAGAGGATATCAAGATAATTGATCCATGTATGGGAAGCGGTCATATTTTGGTATATGCATTTGATGTATTGATGCAGATATATGAAAGTACAGGATATGGTCAGAGAGATGCGGCTAGAAGTATATTAGAAAACAATATCTATGGTCTGGATATAGATGATAGAGCATTCCAGCTGGCATATTTTGCTGTAATGATGAAGGCAAGACAGTATAACCGTAGGATTCTAACCGGTGAGTATAAGCCAAATCTATATTCTATAAAAGAGAGCAATGCAGTCAATAGAGCTCATATAAAATACTTTGGTATGGGCCTAAGTGAAGTTGATAAAGAAAAAGCTATAACTCAGATAAATGGTCTACTTGATACATTTATAGATGCCAAGGAATATGGCTCTATACTAACAGTGGAAGAATATGACTGGGAGCTTTTGGAAAGGTTCATAGAAGATAGTGATTCCTCCGGCCAAATCAGTATGGAAACAGTGGGTATAGAGGACACAAAGGAAAGACTATTGCAACTGATAGCACAGGGTAAGGTGCTGGGGGAGAAGTACTGGGTAGCGGTTACGAATCCACCGTATATGGGTAATATGCCATTTAAAACAACAGAATATATTAAAGAGTATTATATAGATGAAAAATATGACTTATATTCAGTATTTATAAAGAGATGTTCTGATTTTATTGTTAGAAATGGTATAACTTCTATAATAACACAACATACATGGATGTTTATTTCTAGTTTTGAAAAGTTTCGAGAAAAACTTATGATGAAAAACTATATTTCAATACTACACTTAGGGACTAGAGCATTTGAAGAGATAGGTGGAGAAGTAGTTCAAACAGTAGTGACTATATGTAGGAATACATTTATTCATAATATTAAAGTAACTGTAAATAGACTTGTAGATTATTTGTACGCAAAGGAGAAGGAAAAAGCATATTTAGAGAATAAAAATGTATATACAATAAAGCAAGATAACTTTAATTTATTGCCAGGTAAACCAATAGTATATTGGCTCCAAGATTCATATTTTTCAGCACTTGAAAAAAAATCATTTATTCGTCTATTTGTTGAAAAGAAAGCTGGAGTTGTTACAGGAAATGATAATTATTTTGTAAAAGTGTGGTACGAACCGGCTTTTTATGACATATCATTTACAGGAGCAAAACATCTAGAATATTCAAAGTATCACATAATGTCAAAAGGTGGAAGTGCTTGTAGATTTTATGGTAATTATGAGTATGTAATAAGAATAAAGGATTTATGGGATGAAAGAAAAACTAATACTTCTGTCAGGCGTGGAGATTCATCTTTTTATTTTAAAAAAGCTATTGGATGGTCACAAGTAGGAAATGCACAGAAAACATTTAGATATATAGAAAACTCTATTTGTGGTACAGCAACTCCCACAATATATTTAAAGGATGAGAGATTTTTTAATTATATACTGGGTTTCTTAAATACTAAAATAGCATTTGAGTATTTGAATGCATATAATCCAACCATTAATTTACTTACCACTGATATTTGCAATCTTCCTTTAATTATGGATGATTCAGCCCTTATAATAGTGGATAGATTAATAAATTTATCTATTTATATTTCCAAATCCGACTGGGATTCCTACGAAACCTCATGGGATTTTAAATATCACCCACTTATAAAAAATTTCATCTGTGATACTACAATAGCCACTGAGCCAAGAACCATTTTTGACACCTATCACTCATGGGTATCTGAATGCGAACAGCGATTCTTGGAACTCAAAGCCAATGAAGAAGAACTGAACCGCATCTTTATAGACATCTACGGTTTAAAGGACGAACTTACTTCTGAAGTATTAGATAAGGATATAACTGTTCATAGAATATTTGACAGTAAGGAAGATGTGCCGGAGTCTATGAAGGGTTCGGCTTATATTAGAACCAAGTGTGATGAGATAGTTTCCCTTCTTTCCTACGCCATCGGCTGTATGTTTGGTCGCTACTCTTTGGACAGCGAAGGTCTTGCCTATGCAGGTGGAGAATGGGATGAGTCTAAGTATGACACATTCAAACCTGATGCCGACAATATTATTCCGCTTACTGATGAGGAGTATTTGGAAGATGATATAATTGTCCGCCTTTGCACTTGGTTAAAGGTGGTTTATGGTGAAGATACTCTGGAAGAAAATCTTGATTTTATAGCAAAGGCACTTGGAAATAAGGGAAATACCTCTCGTGAGATTATAAGAAATTACTTTTTGAATGATTTCTTCAAGGATCATTGTCAGACATATTCAGTTACAGGTTCAGGTAAGAGACCTATCTACTGGCTTTTTGACAGCGGAAAGCAAAACGGATTTAAAGCACTTATCTATCTACATAGATATAATGCAGATACTATTGGCAATCTTCGTATCGACTATTTACACCATATGCAGCGAATCTATGAAAGTGAAAGTAGCCGCATGCAGGATACTATAGACCATAGTACCAATGCCAGAGAGGTAGCGACTGCGACTAAACGCAGAGAAAAACTTCAAAAGCAGCTGAAAGAATGTAGAGAATATGATGAGAAGATAGCCCATTTGGCACTAAGTCGTATAGAACTTGATCTGGATGACGGTGTAAAGGTAAACTATAGAAAGCTTCAGACCGCAGCAGATGGCAAGTTTTATGAGGTACTGGCAGACTCAAAGAATATAATGAGTAAAAAATAG
- a CDS encoding DUF6088 family protein has translation MLYEYLLKNYKPNEPIFTSDIELGLSGNTLRPLLKQLCDQGLLNRFDKGVFYIPSQSRLKGGIPIVAGTVAKYRYINRRGKVEGYYSGYTFANQVGVTSQVPVTVEIVSNEASARVRDIKIKDQTIRLRKPKTTVTKDNAKVLQFLDFICEVDRLSDESEDVISDRIRDIIKKQNIQKQDIDAYISLYPLKVYKNFYERELYDVFA, from the coding sequence ATGTTATATGAATATTTGCTAAAAAATTATAAACCGAATGAGCCTATATTTACATCAGATATTGAATTGGGCTTGAGTGGAAATACTCTTAGACCTTTACTAAAGCAACTTTGTGATCAGGGATTATTGAATCGCTTTGATAAGGGAGTATTTTATATTCCATCACAGTCTAGATTAAAAGGTGGGATACCTATAGTAGCCGGAACAGTGGCTAAATATAGATATATAAATCGTCGAGGAAAAGTTGAGGGATATTATAGCGGTTATACATTTGCTAACCAAGTGGGAGTAACTTCACAGGTTCCTGTCACAGTTGAAATAGTATCAAATGAGGCAAGTGCTAGAGTAAGGGATATAAAAATCAAAGATCAGACAATACGTCTTAGAAAACCTAAAACAACTGTAACAAAGGATAATGCTAAAGTATTACAATTCTTGGATTTTATTTGTGAGGTGGATAGATTATCAGATGAAAGTGAAGATGTAATTTCTGATCGTATAAGAGATATCATAAAAAAGCAGAACATACAGAAGCAAGATATTGACGCTTATATTTCATTGTATCCACTTAAAGTATATAAGAATTTCTATGAAAGGGAGCTATATGATGTATTTGCATAA
- a CDS encoding helicase-related protein — translation MMYLHNDKELYKKIPKALFNSKALFNPYQYLPFNKMMSWDNENERYIENGKNVLVTDEVGVGKTFEIGIILRELLHLNPELTALILCPVKLCENWKKELYDNFYIGAINYYKEKTFGQITIVPYSYFSSASSKSLSEDIKNEYELRNGGCEREQETLYLTEELSSILPYDILILDEAHYIRNKGKLWRYVDRLIEESEENESKTKIFMTGTPVFNNEEDYNNITELLTKDLPKGNIQEFGITKTLQSEANCYDKLLEIEVWNYPKATTGSGLENKQSGVTPNNIEKDIIDELYATKDEDDGNTREKSKYGRLTGFLKRIASSSIYSLKKFIENRYEFSTEILEYHESTEKDFDTEDFEADDLKDILKDWQPNDDTKLQALRELIKSEFDNNSNENKKAIIFSCFITTCEYLEEHLGTDYHVYLITGRTSAEQVENMKAMFEKDEKPSILICSDAAKEGHNLQFCQLLIHYDLPYTPAAIGQRNGRIYRRGQEGIPKAFYMLFNQGYDLRLFGEIILGKCQVIKNMEEEGKLSWINILPNDARDYVNACIEQYIEERLNESNKEKIIAAKELLEKKFSEIRINDEGKKIRDENGNVSKDWNYKRAEELYNQINENFTGNITEALTNLFTDGNEINGNTLQDYYKQKYDDELKKFCEDYLEADFRESSESAKYIFKECCREILGGKYTKFCHDMIDSDITIGEYKEQFEPLKEWEQNENGK, via the coding sequence ATGATGTATTTGCATAATGACAAAGAGTTGTATAAGAAAATACCTAAAGCATTGTTTAACAGTAAAGCCTTATTTAATCCTTATCAATATTTGCCATTTAATAAGATGATGAGTTGGGATAATGAGAATGAAAGATACATAGAAAATGGTAAAAATGTACTAGTAACCGATGAGGTTGGGGTTGGTAAAACATTTGAAATAGGAATAATTTTAAGAGAATTGTTGCATTTGAATCCGGAGCTAACTGCTTTGATCTTATGCCCTGTAAAGCTATGTGAGAATTGGAAGAAAGAATTATATGATAATTTTTATATAGGAGCAATCAATTACTATAAGGAAAAAACTTTTGGTCAAATAACAATAGTACCTTATTCATATTTTTCTTCCGCAAGTTCAAAATCATTATCAGAAGATATAAAGAATGAATATGAGTTAAGAAATGGGGGCTGTGAAAGAGAGCAGGAAACACTATATTTGACTGAAGAATTATCGAGTATTTTACCTTATGATATTTTAATTTTAGATGAAGCTCATTATATTCGAAATAAAGGTAAATTGTGGAGATATGTTGATAGACTCATAGAAGAAAGTGAGGAAAATGAATCCAAAACAAAGATATTTATGACAGGTACCCCCGTTTTCAATAATGAAGAAGACTATAATAATATTACTGAACTATTAACGAAGGATCTACCAAAAGGAAATATTCAAGAATTTGGCATTACAAAGACTTTACAATCTGAAGCAAATTGTTATGACAAATTATTGGAGATTGAGGTGTGGAATTATCCTAAAGCAACCACTGGTAGTGGTTTAGAGAATAAACAAAGTGGAGTAACACCGAATAACATAGAAAAAGATATTATTGATGAATTATATGCTACAAAAGATGAGGATGATGGAAACACTAGGGAGAAGTCAAAATATGGTCGTTTAACCGGATTTTTAAAGAGGATAGCCTCTAGCTCTATATATTCATTGAAGAAATTTATTGAGAATAGATATGAATTTTCTACAGAAATTTTAGAATACCATGAAAGTACTGAGAAAGATTTTGATACGGAAGATTTTGAAGCTGATGATTTAAAAGATATTCTGAAAGATTGGCAGCCTAATGATGATACGAAGCTTCAGGCATTGCGGGAGTTGATTAAATCGGAGTTTGATAATAACAGTAATGAAAATAAAAAGGCTATTATTTTTTCTTGTTTTATTACTACCTGTGAGTATTTAGAAGAACATTTAGGGACTGATTATCATGTCTACTTGATTACAGGACGAACAAGTGCAGAGCAGGTTGAAAACATGAAAGCAATGTTTGAAAAAGATGAAAAACCATCAATATTAATATGCTCTGATGCAGCGAAAGAGGGTCATAATTTGCAGTTTTGTCAGCTTTTGATTCATTATGATTTGCCATATACTCCAGCAGCTATAGGTCAGCGTAATGGTAGAATATATAGAAGAGGCCAAGAAGGAATTCCAAAGGCATTTTATATGTTATTTAACCAAGGGTATGATTTGCGACTGTTTGGGGAAATAATTTTAGGAAAATGTCAGGTGATAAAAAATATGGAGGAGGAAGGTAAACTTTCCTGGATTAATATTTTACCAAATGATGCAAGGGATTATGTAAATGCTTGTATAGAACAATATATTGAAGAAAGATTAAATGAGAGTAATAAAGAAAAAATCATAGCTGCAAAAGAGTTATTAGAAAAAAAGTTTTCAGAAATAAGAATCAACGACGAGGGAAAGAAAATTAGAGATGAAAATGGAAATGTAAGTAAAGACTGGAATTATAAAAGAGCAGAGGAACTTTATAACCAAATAAATGAGAATTTTACCGGCAATATTACAGAGGCATTGACTAATTTATTTACAGATGGAAATGAGATAAATGGAAATACCTTGCAAGATTATTATAAGCAAAAATATGATGATGAATTAAAGAAGTTTTGCGAAGATTACCTGGAGGCAGATTTTAGGGAAAGTTCAGAGTCTGCGAAATATATATTTAAGGAATGTTGTAGAGAAATTCTGGGAGGAAAATATACTAAATTCTGTCATGATATGATTGATAGTGACATCACCATAGGAGAATATAAAGAACAGTTTGAACCACTGAAAGAATGGGAGCAGAATGAGAATGGGAAATGA